The DNA sequence TCTCCCATGCGAGTGACGGCCTTGCCGGCCTCTTCCAGGAGCTGAGTTCTCTGTGCCAGCAGGATGCGCCGGAACGCTTCCAGTTGCTCTTCGGTGTATTGAAACCGGCCCATGCTCACCAATGACCCCGGTTGGGCTTTACGAAACGCGGAATGGTAGCATCGCCTAATAGGGGAGTAAAGAAAGCTTTCTGTCCGCAAGCTCCTGAGACCTGGCCTCTGCGCTCTGCGAGGACGACATGAAAACAGCCTATTTCGAGGCCAGTTCGGGCATCGCCGGCGACATGACGGTGGCCGCTCTCCTGGATGCCGGCGGTCTTGACGTGTCCGACCTGCGCCACGCTCTGGCCGCCCTTCCGGTGGACGGCTACTCCGTCGACGCGAGCAGAGTCGGGGTCGCCGGCGTGCCCGCGCTGCACTTCCATGTCGCGCTCGAGCACGCCCGTCAGCCGCACCGCCACTGGTCCGACATCAGCCGCATGCTGGATGACGCGCGTGGCGCCGGCATCTCGGCCGGCACGCACGAGCGCGCCATGGCGATCTTTGAACGCCTCGCCCGCGCCGAGGCGGAAGTTCATCGGGTCGACATCGACCACGTCCACTTTCACGAGGTCGGCGCCGTCGACTCCATCGTCGACATCGTCGGTGCGGCCTGGTGTCTGGATGCGCTGGCCGTCGAGGCATGCTTCGTCGGCAGCATCGCCGCGGGCTCCGGATACGTCGACACCGAGCACGGCCGCCTGCCAGTGCCGGCTCCGGCCACTGCCGTGCTGCTGCGCGGCTTCGACGTGATCCTCGGCGACGGCAGAGGCGAGCTCGTCACGCCCACGGGCGCGGCGATCCTTGCGGCAATGGCAAGGCCCTTCCGTCCGATCTTCCAGCTGCGCGCCAGCGGCGCCGGCGCCGGCACCAGGCGGCTCGAGGACAGGCCCAACGTGCTGCGCGTCTTCCTCGGCGAAGCCGACGAGCGCAGCGAAGAGTCGCTGGTGATGCTCGAGGCCGAGATCGACGACATGACGCCCGCGGCGCTGGCCCACGCCTGCGAGGCGCTGCGAGCGCAGGGCGCCCGCGACGTGACGCTGCTTCCGGTGCAGATGAAGAAGGGCCGCCTGGGCATGCGTCTGGCCGTGTTGTGCGACCTCGCGCTCATGGACGCGCTCGCGCGCCAGATCCTGACCGCGACGAGCACGCTCGGCATTCGCTACCGCGCGGTGCCTCGGCAGATCGTGCCGCGGCGGATCGACATCGTCGAAACCGAGTACGGGCCGATTGCGGTCAAGATCGCAGTGCGTCCCGATGGGAGCGAGACGGCCGAGCCCGAATTCGAGGACGTGGCACGAGCGTCGCTGCACATGCGCGCGACATTCGCCGACGTGCGAGCGGCCGCGCTGGCCGCGGCGAGACGAGGGCGCGGGTAGCAGACTCGGCGCGGGCCGAGGCAAGTGCCGGCGTGAAGGCGCCGCCTAGCCTTGCGCCTCACGCTCGCGAAGCGCGAGCACGCCGGCCACGGCCGCGACCAGCTCCGCTGCGCCGGCACCGACGAGCGCCGGCTCCGGAACGCCATCGAGAGCGATGCTGAGGATTCGCGCCGACGCCATGCACGCAAAGACGACGGTCTGCAGGATCAGCCCCGCCCGCAGCCATTGCGGTCGGCGCAGGGACTGGACGAGCAGGATCGCGATGGCCAGCTCCGCGCCGCCGTACATCGCCCGGATGTCGTTGTACGCATTCCCATCCAGCGGCTCCGCGTGGATGAGCTCGAGCAGCGTAGCGGGCGCGGCCAGGGAGAACAGGCCGAAAGCGCCGAAAGCCAGCGCGCCCAGCGCCACGAGGATGCGCTGGATTCTCATGCGACCGACGGTGACCGACCCCTGCCGCATTCTCAAGCGTGCCATCGAGCGCCGCCGCCGCTCGAGTGCAGCGCCGGGGCGTGAAGCCGCGGTATTTCTGCTGGCGCGCCGTCCCCGGCAAACTGCGCCTCGTGCAAGGCCACGTCTGGATCGAGCCGGTCGGCGAGCTGATCATCGCCCGCATGCGCGGCGAGCCCACCGCCGAGCTGCTGCGCCAGTGCCAGGAGCAGGTTCTTCAGCTCGTGCGCGATTCGGACATGGGCAAGGTCCTGTACGATGCGCTCGAGATGCAGGCGCCGCCGGTGGACGTCCCGTGGGTGCAGCGCGAGCTGGATGCCAATCTCGGCGACGTCAAGCTGCGGCGGGCGATCGTGGTTCCCAACAGCAAGCTGGCCTATCTGGCGCGTCTGGCGTTCGGCGAGGGCGACTACCGCGTCTTCTACAACGACATGGTCGCGGCCGTGAAGTGGCTGACCGAGCCAGCGGCGGCCGAGTAGGGCCACAACGCCGTTGTCGTCCACCGCTGCATGAGATGCCGCGCATGACACACCCGTCCGGTCCCAGGTGCGACGGCACCGTCATGAAGCGCCGGCCGGATGACCGCTCCCGGGCGGTTTGACCACAAGTTGCCCGCCGCATAGATGCGGCGCCTGCCGCGGCGCGATTTGCGCGGCGCAACATCGCACTGGGGGAAGTTTCGATGACCGTTTCCCGTTCCTGCCCGCCGGCGGCCGTCGCTGCCGTGCTCGCTCTGGCCTGCTTTGCAATCGCGGTGCCGTCGGCCGCTGCCGACGAGTCGCTGCTCTGCCACAAGGTCAAGGATGGCCAGAAGTTCAAGGGAGCCGTGGTGGACATCGCTGCCGCAAGCGCGTCCTTCTCGGTCCCCGCCGGCTGCAGCATCGTCGGCAAGGCCGCCGACTTCTGCACGGCGGCATCGGTCACCATCGTTTCCACCGACGCCAGTGGCGGCGCTTCCGTCGCCGACCCGCAGGGCCTCTCCGGCAACGATTACGTCTGCTACAAACTCAAGTGCTCGGGAGAAGCACCGGCCGCGGGCGAGGTCGAGGACCCCTTCGGCGCTCGGGCCATGGAGTTCAAGACGCCCGGCAAGCTGTGCGTGCCGGCCCTCGCCGTGTCTGCCACCACGACGACGGATACGACCACGACCACGGAAGCGCCGACGACCACCACGACAGTCACGACGACGACGACCACGACCACGATCCCGTGCCCGGGCGGAACGCCGTCCGCCGAGGTCTGCAACAACGTCGATGACAACTGCAACGGCACCGTCGACGATGGCTTGTACCGCACCTGCTACACGGGGCCGTCAGGAACGGCAGGCGTCGGCGCGTGTCGCACCGGACAGCAGACGTGCAGCGCCGGGAGCTGGGGCTCGAGCTGCCCGAACGAGGTCACGCCAAAGGCCGAATCGTGCAACGGCACCGACGACGATTGCGACGGGAGCGTCGACGAGCAGCTGGTCTGCCCCTGAGGTCGGCAACGACGCCGCCGGCGTACGTCACCGCGCGCTGGCAAACGTATCGCAGGCCTCGGGCGTGCCGGCGCGGTAGCCGCGGTGGAACCACTCCGAGCGCTGCTTCGATGTCCCGTGCGTGAAGGAGTCGGGCGAGATGCGGCCCTGGGTGACGCGATCGTCGCCAACCGCCGCGGCCGCCTGCAGCCCTTCCTCGACGTCGCCCTTCTCCAGGATCTGGCGCTGCTCGGTCGAGCTTGCCCACACTCCGGCGTAGCAGTCGGCCTGCAGCTCCATCCGCACCGATAGCTCGTTGGCGCTTCCCGGCTGCACCTGCTGCGCGCGCCGCACCTTCGCGGAGGTTCCGAGCAGCGTCTGCACGTGGTGGCCGATCTCGTGCGCGAGCACGTAGGCCTGCGCGAAGTCGCCGGGCGCTCCGAAGCGCTCCTTCAGCTCGCGGTAGAAGCCGAGGTCGATGTAGATCTTCTGGTCGCTCGGGCAGTAGAACGGTCCCGTGGCCGCCTGCGCGTAGCCGCAAGCCGAGCGAACGGCGTCGCGGAACAGCACCAGGTGCGCCGGCTCGTAGCCTCGCACCATCTGCGACCAGGTCTGCTGCGCGTCATCGAGCACGAAGGAGACGAACTGCACCAGCGGCTCTTCCTCGTCGTGCACCGGCGCCTCTCCTTCCTGCATCGTCGGCGTCATCGTTTCGACGGCGCTGTAGAGCGAGAGGAAGTCCTGTCCGAAGACCAGGCTGAGCACCAGAAGAATCAGAGTGCCGCCCACGCCGAGGCCGGCGCCGCCGGCCACGCGCATGCCGCGGCGGTCTTCGAGGTAGCGGCTTCGGCCGCCGGGTGTCCATCGCATGACCGTTCCTCCGTGATCGAATGTCGGCGCGAGTGAGGACCGCCAGCCGCTGCGTCGTCCGCGCCGGCGTCGCCTCCGTGGATGCCTCGCCTCCGGTGAAGACGAGTGCCGCGGCGATCGGCTTCGATTTCAGTCCGCTGACGAGGCCGGCGTGTCGCTGCTTGGACCCTCGAAGGTGTCTGTCGATGAGATGCCGGGGCTCAGGTCAGGCGATGGCGCTGGCGCCACAAGAGCACCGCGGCGCCGCTGGAGACGCCGATGGCCGTCAGCAGGTAGGGAAGGGCGAAGAGCAGCGGCGTGTCGGCACCTTCAGGCTTGCGAACGTTCCACAGCGCCAGGTTCAGCGCTACGTAGATGGCGTAAGCGATGCCCATGCCGACCGCGGCGCGGCGGCCGGTCCAGATGGCCAGCGCATAGGCGGCCAGGAACGCGGAGAAGAACAGCGCGGCAGCGACGTTGGCGGTGCCCGAGAGGCGCTCGCCGAGCAGAACGAACCCGACGGTCTCCGTGTACGCGAAGGGCTTGAGCAGGTTCGACAGCGCCATCAGCGCGAACAGCAGCGCGAACGCTCGCAGCACCGTCTGCGCGGCAGGCTCGCCGGTGCCCACTTCGCGCTGCACCATCGCAGCGACGGCTCCCCACGATCCCGCAAGAGCGACAACGATGTAGGCGATGCCGGCCGCGTGCAGCTCGGCGCCGGCGGCGGGCCCGCGCAGCGCGAACAGAAACAGGTTCGCGCTGACGAAGCCGGCATACGCCAGCCCCATCGCCAGCGCGCGTGCCTGCGCGTTCCACAGCGATGAGGCATACGCGCCGAGGAAGGCGGCAAAGCTCCACGCCGCCAGGAAATTGGGCGCTCCCGTCAGGCGCCGGCCCAGGAAGACGAAGCCTTCACCGCGGATCAGCTCGAAGGGCTTGAGCAGGTTGGAGAGGGCGAGCAGCGCAAAGGCGACGGCAAAGGCGCGCAGCAGCATGAGGCTCCTCTAGCACGGCGGCGCGGCCACTTCGCGCGAGCAGCGCACGATCGTCTCCAGGTCCAGATGCTCGCGTGCCAGCCGTGCCAGCTCGGCCGGCGCGGCATCGGCCACGGCCGGGAAGGCGCCGAGCGGACGCGCGCGGCTGACCGCCCGCAGCACATCGCCGTTGGTACGCGCTGCCAGAGAGTCGTCGGTGATGCCGGGAAGCTCATTCATCACATAGCCAGCCACGGCGATGCCGGCCGCCTGCGCCGCCTCCAGCGTCAGCAGCGCGTGGTTGATGCAGCCCAGGCGCGAGCCGACCACGCACAGCAGCGGCAGGCCCAGCTCACGGGCGAGGTCGCGGTACGAGTACCGGGCCGTGATCGGAACCAGCAGCCCGCCGGCGCTCTCCACCAGCGTGAAGTCTGCGCTCGAAGCCATGCGGGCGAAGTCCTGCGTCAGCCGCGCAGGATCGATCGTCACGTTCTCGGCCTGCGCGGCCACCAGCGGCGCTGCCGGCTCGAGCAGCAGATAGCTGACGACGTCCTCGGCGCTCTGGCCGCCGCCGGCGGCGCTCGCCAGCTTCTGGCAATCCTCTCCGATGCGGCGTCCATCGCGCACGCTGCAGCCGGTCTCCACCGGCTTGTAGACGGCGACGCGCATCCCGCGCTCGCGCAGCGCCGCCGCGATGGCGCAGGTCACCACGGTCTTGCCGACGCCCGTATCGGTGCCGGTGATGAAGAGACCTCGCATCATGCGGTGGCCCGGGCCACCGCGCGTGCCACGGTGGCGACGAGCTTCTCCAGCAGCGAGTCGGGCAGCGTCAGCGGCGGCATCAGCACCATCGTGTCGCCCAGCGGACGCACGGCCACGCCCTCTTCGCGCGCGAGCAGCACGGCGCGGTGCGCGCGGCGCTCGTCGCTGTCGAAGCGGACGGCCCGCTCGACGTCGCGCCAGAGGTCGAAGCCGACCATGAGGCCGACCTGCCGCACCGGCCCGGCATGCGGAAGCGGCGCGATGTGCTCGTCGAGCAATGCACGCAGCATCTCGGCGCCGTGCCGCGCCCTGGCCAGCACATCCTCGCGCTCGAACACTTCGAGGCTGGCGATGGCGGCCGCGCAGCCGAGCGGATTGCCGCCGAAGGTGTGACCGTGGAAGAGCGCGCGGAAATCGGAGTAGCGGCCGGTGAAAGCCTGGTAGATTCGCTCGGTCGACAACGTCGCCGCCACCGGCAGGTAGCCTGCCGACAG is a window from the Candidatus Limnocylindrales bacterium genome containing:
- the bioD gene encoding dethiobiotin synthase, whose translation is MMRGLFITGTDTGVGKTVVTCAIAAALRERGMRVAVYKPVETGCSVRDGRRIGEDCQKLASAAGGGQSAEDVVSYLLLEPAAPLVAAQAENVTIDPARLTQDFARMASSADFTLVESAGGLLVPITARYSYRDLARELGLPLLCVVGSRLGCINHALLTLEAAQAAGIAVAGYVMNELPGITDDSLAARTNGDVLRAVSRARPLGAFPAVADAAPAELARLAREHLDLETIVRCSREVAAPPC
- a CDS encoding MopE-related protein, producing MTVSRSCPPAAVAAVLALACFAIAVPSAAADESLLCHKVKDGQKFKGAVVDIAAASASFSVPAGCSIVGKAADFCTAASVTIVSTDASGGASVADPQGLSGNDYVCYKLKCSGEAPAAGEVEDPFGARAMEFKTPGKLCVPALAVSATTTTDTTTTTEAPTTTTTVTTTTTTTTIPCPGGTPSAEVCNNVDDNCNGTVDDGLYRTCYTGPSGTAGVGACRTGQQTCSAGSWGSSCPNEVTPKAESCNGTDDDCDGSVDEQLVCP
- the larC gene encoding nickel pincer cofactor biosynthesis protein LarC, which gives rise to MKTAYFEASSGIAGDMTVAALLDAGGLDVSDLRHALAALPVDGYSVDASRVGVAGVPALHFHVALEHARQPHRHWSDISRMLDDARGAGISAGTHERAMAIFERLARAEAEVHRVDIDHVHFHEVGAVDSIVDIVGAAWCLDALAVEACFVGSIAAGSGYVDTEHGRLPVPAPATAVLLRGFDVILGDGRGELVTPTGAAILAAMARPFRPIFQLRASGAGAGTRRLEDRPNVLRVFLGEADERSEESLVMLEAEIDDMTPAALAHACEALRAQGARDVTLLPVQMKKGRLGMRLAVLCDLALMDALARQILTATSTLGIRYRAVPRQIVPRRIDIVETEYGPIAVKIAVRPDGSETAEPEFEDVARASLHMRATFADVRAAALAAARRGRG
- a CDS encoding neutral zinc metallopeptidase, yielding MRWTPGGRSRYLEDRRGMRVAGGAGLGVGGTLILLVLSLVFGQDFLSLYSAVETMTPTMQEGEAPVHDEEEPLVQFVSFVLDDAQQTWSQMVRGYEPAHLVLFRDAVRSACGYAQAATGPFYCPSDQKIYIDLGFYRELKERFGAPGDFAQAYVLAHEIGHHVQTLLGTSAKVRRAQQVQPGSANELSVRMELQADCYAGVWASSTEQRQILEKGDVEEGLQAAAAVGDDRVTQGRISPDSFTHGTSKQRSEWFHRGYRAGTPEACDTFASAR
- a CDS encoding DUF4345 domain-containing protein, which encodes MRQGSVTVGRMRIQRILVALGALAFGAFGLFSLAAPATLLELIHAEPLDGNAYNDIRAMYGGAELAIAILLVQSLRRPQWLRAGLILQTVVFACMASARILSIALDGVPEPALVGAGAAELVAAVAGVLALREREAQG